Proteins found in one Bacillus subtilis subsp. subtilis str. 168 genomic segment:
- the xkdE gene encoding phage PBSX; phage capsid portal protein (Evidence 2b: Function from indirect experimental evidences (e.g. phenotypes); PubMedId: 23027764, 23419885; Product type h: extrachromosomal origin), translated as MHNQTVRATVFKANAAAPQTKQIYEDDFSELYGEDIIAPPYNIIELKTIAEYSTILQQCIDAYRVNITGFGFDVEYTFDVNASDVDQAKKKRAEKDWARLEAFYKCLHFDESAEMILGYAIEDREKTGNGFMEVLRDGAGKPAGIEYLDVKYMRVCGAGEPVEVSFVYEENGKMKRIKRQKRFRKYVQMINGKKVFFKEYGDPRKMDIRTGEYVNTLAEKYQANEAIHLKIGSGVYGVPRWIGNIVNLYGARKAEELNFMYFKQGRHVPAAITVENGMLSEASYRELQEYMNDLEGVENAHKFLLIEAEGIAKEKDLHGGEDITPVSVEIKSLAEILQNDALFLEYDEKSRNKLRSAFRLPPLYTGEAQEYNRATADTARKITEEQVFQPERKTLVNKLNTLLLPELNIHDVRLTLKGPDFRDPLEIAKVLGPFITAGAVSPNDLRDLAGRVLGKTLEEWPEDIYKRPAGQDAEKTNLAALMQELKESIEDIKTS; from the coding sequence ATGCACAACCAAACAGTCAGAGCAACTGTATTTAAAGCCAATGCCGCGGCTCCTCAGACAAAGCAAATCTATGAAGATGACTTTTCTGAGCTGTACGGAGAGGACATTATTGCTCCGCCCTATAATATCATCGAGCTCAAAACCATTGCCGAATACTCGACCATTCTTCAGCAATGCATTGATGCGTACAGAGTGAATATTACAGGCTTTGGATTCGATGTTGAGTACACATTTGATGTCAACGCAAGTGATGTCGATCAGGCAAAAAAGAAAAGAGCGGAAAAAGACTGGGCCAGACTCGAAGCCTTTTATAAATGTCTTCACTTTGATGAATCAGCTGAAATGATTTTAGGCTATGCCATCGAAGACAGAGAAAAAACAGGCAACGGATTTATGGAAGTGCTTCGCGACGGGGCGGGAAAACCTGCCGGCATCGAATATTTAGATGTGAAATATATGCGTGTATGCGGAGCAGGCGAGCCTGTAGAGGTTTCATTTGTATATGAAGAAAACGGGAAAATGAAAAGGATCAAAAGGCAAAAACGCTTCCGAAAATATGTGCAGATGATCAATGGAAAGAAAGTATTTTTTAAAGAATACGGCGATCCGCGAAAAATGGATATTCGCACAGGTGAATATGTAAACACATTGGCAGAGAAGTATCAAGCAAATGAAGCCATTCACCTCAAAATCGGAAGCGGCGTATACGGTGTACCCCGCTGGATCGGCAATATTGTCAATTTATACGGGGCCCGAAAAGCAGAAGAGCTCAATTTTATGTATTTTAAGCAGGGGCGTCACGTCCCCGCTGCGATTACAGTGGAAAACGGGATGCTGTCTGAAGCTTCTTACCGGGAGCTGCAGGAATACATGAATGATCTTGAAGGCGTGGAGAACGCCCATAAATTTCTCCTGATCGAAGCGGAAGGAATCGCAAAAGAAAAGGATCTCCACGGAGGCGAGGATATTACGCCGGTTTCCGTGGAAATCAAATCTTTGGCTGAAATTCTCCAAAACGACGCCTTGTTTCTTGAATACGATGAAAAAAGCAGAAATAAGCTGCGTTCCGCGTTCCGTCTCCCCCCGCTGTATACAGGCGAGGCCCAGGAATACAACCGGGCGACAGCGGATACTGCTAGAAAAATTACGGAGGAGCAGGTTTTTCAGCCGGAGCGAAAAACTCTCGTGAATAAACTGAACACGCTGCTTTTGCCGGAGCTGAATATCCATGACGTCAGGCTGACATTAAAAGGACCGGACTTTCGTGATCCGCTTGAGATTGCGAAGGTGCTCGGTCCTTTTATTACAGCCGGAGCAGTCTCGCCGAATGATTTACGCGACCTTGCCGGACGGGTGCTTGGCAAAACACTTGAGGAGTGGCCGGAGGACATTTATAAACGGCCTGCAGGACAGGATGCGGAAAAGACAAACCTGGCTGCGCTCATGCAGGAGCTGAAAGAAAGCATCGAAGATATCAAAACGTCCTGA
- the xkdF gene encoding phage PBSX; conserved hypothetical protein (Evidence 4: Unknown function but conserved in other organisms; Product type h: extrachromosomal origin), whose amino-acid sequence MARELRNAKISFVSYVDKAANQTEFFFTKSAEPPSFEKKVRLFTKSEQDEQKLVYGIVYEPDVPDAHGDFMTAEEIEKAAHGFLAEAREIDINHSFEGGTGVVVESYVAPDDFMIGSKRITKGSWVLVTRASDEVWEQIKAGIITGYSMAGTADVYEEEPVEKAGFFSVFKQMLADKTGKETEEMRKEDMKESFEHALYPLLKRLERIEKNTDTEEKPEQTGDDERLKKLVEDMLAPLIERIEALEKARGASKQTADDTGGNTEQVKKSIWSGLL is encoded by the coding sequence GTGGCGCGAGAATTAAGAAATGCCAAAATCAGCTTTGTCAGTTATGTGGACAAGGCGGCTAACCAGACAGAATTTTTCTTTACGAAGTCAGCCGAACCTCCGTCATTTGAAAAAAAGGTTCGGCTGTTTACAAAAAGTGAGCAGGATGAACAAAAGCTCGTGTACGGAATCGTGTATGAGCCTGATGTTCCTGATGCCCACGGCGATTTTATGACCGCCGAGGAAATTGAAAAAGCGGCGCACGGTTTTCTCGCGGAGGCACGGGAGATTGATATCAATCACAGCTTTGAGGGCGGAACCGGCGTCGTGGTCGAGTCCTATGTGGCGCCCGATGATTTTATGATCGGATCAAAGCGGATTACAAAGGGCTCATGGGTACTCGTGACAAGAGCGTCTGACGAGGTGTGGGAACAGATTAAGGCTGGAATTATCACCGGCTACAGCATGGCTGGCACTGCAGATGTGTATGAAGAAGAACCGGTCGAAAAAGCAGGGTTCTTTAGTGTATTCAAGCAAATGCTTGCTGACAAAACAGGGAAGGAGACTGAAGAAATGAGAAAAGAAGACATGAAAGAATCATTCGAGCATGCGCTTTACCCTCTGCTCAAACGGCTTGAGCGGATTGAAAAAAACACAGACACGGAGGAAAAGCCGGAGCAGACGGGTGATGACGAGCGTCTGAAAAAGCTCGTTGAAGACATGCTTGCCCCGCTGATCGAACGCATCGAGGCTTTGGAAAAAGCGCGAGGCGCGTCTAAGCAGACAGCGGACGATACGGGCGGCAATACAGAGCAAGTCAAAAAATCAATCTGGAGCGGACTGCTGTAA
- the xkdG gene encoding phage PBSX; putative phage chromosome binding protein (Evidence 3: Putative function from multiple computational evidences; PubMedId: 12897825; Product type h: extrachromosomal origin), protein MRNQEIIRKAEMSLSALKSGGLMNPAQASAFIRMVQNTPTIFSESRVIQMENDSQKFEKIGFGQRILRAAQEGKALSNDELTVPTTSTVQLNTKEVIAEINITYDTLENNIEKDGLQQTIMQILAERAAVDIEELIVNGDTASADPYLAQLDGIRKQAVSHIVDMNGEELSRATFKKGLKAVPPKYLRIPQEFRFYTSHGLEVEWKDRVADRQTNLGDQAVQGGLSTAFGVPVKGVSNIQPYTVGEGDAQYDASDIILTHPKNIILGFSRNIRIEVDKDIRSRKFIIVLTAKLDSKFEEEDACAKLINVKE, encoded by the coding sequence TTGAGAAATCAAGAGATCATTCGGAAAGCGGAAATGTCGCTTTCTGCTTTAAAAAGCGGCGGGCTTATGAACCCTGCGCAAGCATCGGCTTTTATCCGCATGGTGCAAAACACGCCGACCATTTTCAGTGAATCCCGCGTGATTCAAATGGAAAACGATTCGCAAAAATTTGAAAAAATCGGCTTCGGCCAGCGTATTCTGCGGGCTGCGCAAGAAGGAAAAGCACTGTCAAACGACGAGCTGACAGTTCCAACGACAAGCACTGTCCAGCTGAACACGAAGGAAGTCATTGCGGAAATCAACATTACGTATGACACACTTGAAAACAATATTGAAAAAGACGGCCTGCAGCAGACAATCATGCAAATTTTAGCAGAGCGCGCAGCAGTTGATATTGAAGAGCTGATCGTTAACGGCGATACAGCATCAGCTGATCCGTATCTGGCACAGCTGGACGGCATCCGTAAACAGGCGGTTTCCCATATCGTTGACATGAACGGTGAAGAACTGTCCAGAGCGACATTCAAGAAGGGCTTAAAGGCAGTTCCGCCGAAATATTTGCGCATCCCTCAGGAATTCAGATTCTATACGTCTCACGGCTTAGAAGTTGAATGGAAGGACCGCGTGGCAGACCGCCAGACAAACCTTGGGGACCAAGCTGTTCAGGGCGGCTTGTCAACAGCATTCGGCGTACCGGTCAAAGGGGTATCCAATATTCAGCCGTACACAGTCGGTGAGGGAGACGCGCAATATGACGCTTCTGATATCATTCTCACACATCCGAAAAATATCATTCTCGGCTTCTCCCGCAATATCCGAATTGAAGTCGACAAAGACATCCGCTCCCGTAAATTCATTATTGTCTTAACGGCCAAGCTGGACAGCAAGTTCGAGGAAGAGGATGCCTGCGCGAAATTAATTAACGTAAAAGAATAA
- the ykzL gene encoding phage PBSX; conserved hypothetical protein (Evidence 4: Unknown function but conserved in other organisms; Product type h: extrachromosomal origin): protein MLIEPTDVASYSVYDRVKNRPEELLAQDIIEAEAEAALITGHRFEDSLYDPLPGKVKLALVKLAQYFALVNSDESASSSYQYEKMGDYSYTVSGEGRIQRPEVYHLLEEFIKPGYVPESSRLKVRSL from the coding sequence ATGCTCATTGAACCGACTGACGTAGCTTCCTATTCGGTCTATGATCGGGTGAAAAACAGGCCGGAAGAGCTGCTGGCGCAGGATATCATCGAGGCGGAAGCAGAAGCGGCTCTCATCACGGGCCACCGCTTTGAAGACAGCTTGTATGATCCGCTGCCCGGCAAGGTGAAGTTGGCTTTAGTAAAGCTTGCCCAGTATTTTGCGCTTGTCAACAGCGATGAATCTGCCTCATCAAGCTATCAGTATGAGAAAATGGGGGATTATTCCTACACGGTTTCCGGAGAAGGCAGGATTCAGCGGCCTGAGGTGTATCATTTGCTCGAAGAGTTTATTAAGCCGGGCTACGTCCCTGAATCCTCCAGACTGAAGGTGAGATCTTTATGA
- the xkdH gene encoding phage PBSX; conserved hypothetical protein (Evidence 4: Unknown function but conserved in other organisms; Product type h: extrachromosomal origin), which yields MSYRQMLIHRCDIYHEAAQAPSAGRFGIPADRLQPVISYPDTPDEQDVPCYFTEKTQQLIQEEPDQTVYHSFLVHFPLSADIRVNDKIIWENHKYILKLPKRIRHHHWEVVAVRDESL from the coding sequence ATGAGCTACAGGCAGATGCTCATTCACCGCTGCGATATTTATCATGAAGCAGCGCAAGCGCCGTCTGCAGGCCGATTTGGGATTCCGGCAGACAGGCTGCAGCCGGTGATTTCATATCCGGATACACCCGATGAACAAGATGTCCCTTGTTATTTTACCGAAAAAACACAGCAGCTGATTCAGGAGGAGCCGGATCAAACTGTATATCATAGCTTTCTCGTCCATTTTCCGTTGTCAGCGGACATCCGCGTGAACGATAAAATCATTTGGGAGAATCATAAATATATACTAAAGCTGCCGAAAAGGATCAGACATCATCATTGGGAGGTCGTCGCAGTCAGGGATGAAAGCCTATGA
- the xkdI gene encoding phage PBSX; conserved hypothetical protein (Evidence 4: Unknown function but conserved in other organisms; Product type h: extrachromosomal origin), giving the protein MKIAGLKQLNTALKEAASGGFSRQASRWLEECGQDFLEIVQSELISTQTIDTEKLLSSFEKGAEDNLWIVQSGGLSLEVGTQLDYASFLNDGHWTSKQDVRWVPGRFQGSRFIYDPAASTGMALKRKWIPGTGYWDHALLLYEQLFEKSLESKLRQWLKKL; this is encoded by the coding sequence ATGAAAATAGCGGGATTGAAACAGCTGAACACGGCATTAAAAGAAGCGGCTTCAGGCGGTTTTTCCAGACAGGCGTCCCGGTGGCTTGAGGAGTGCGGGCAAGATTTTCTAGAGATCGTCCAATCTGAACTCATCAGCACACAAACGATTGATACAGAAAAACTGCTCAGTTCCTTTGAGAAAGGCGCAGAGGACAATCTCTGGATTGTGCAAAGCGGCGGGCTTTCGCTTGAGGTGGGGACACAGCTTGATTACGCCTCATTTCTTAATGACGGCCATTGGACGTCAAAACAAGATGTGAGATGGGTGCCGGGGCGTTTTCAAGGCTCACGGTTTATTTATGATCCAGCGGCTTCAACGGGAATGGCGCTCAAGAGAAAATGGATACCGGGCACGGGCTACTGGGATCATGCACTGCTTTTATATGAACAGCTGTTTGAAAAATCGCTGGAAAGCAAACTGCGCCAGTGGCTGAAGAAGCTGTAA
- the xkdJ gene encoding phage PBSX; conserved hypothetical protein (Evidence 4: Unknown function but conserved in other organisms; Product type h: extrachromosomal origin): protein MNSETGSIMAFLYSRWSVPIYERELPDHFQVPSLYVPPPSVFEETDTVSTFKKTYSLNVKLFHLDSVQALDEADRLADAIREARNMIPLLSESGEKTGDMVRISQIETRVGDRGEAAMVIRWSSRYYYHKTEQPVLQDIDMNSGVK, encoded by the coding sequence ATGAACAGTGAAACAGGATCGATCATGGCGTTTTTGTACAGCCGGTGGTCTGTTCCCATTTATGAACGCGAGCTTCCTGATCACTTTCAGGTGCCGTCGTTATATGTCCCGCCACCATCTGTTTTCGAGGAAACAGATACGGTCTCCACATTTAAAAAAACCTACAGTCTCAATGTGAAACTGTTTCATCTGGACTCCGTTCAGGCGCTGGATGAAGCGGACAGGCTCGCGGATGCCATCAGAGAAGCGAGAAATATGATTCCGCTGCTGAGTGAATCCGGCGAGAAGACGGGGGATATGGTTCGCATCTCCCAAATCGAGACAAGGGTAGGGGACAGGGGCGAGGCGGCCATGGTGATCAGGTGGAGCAGCAGATATTATTATCACAAAACAGAACAGCCTGTCTTACAGGATATCGACATGAACAGCGGGGTGAAATAA
- the ykzM gene encoding phage PBSX; conserved hypothetical protein (Evidence 4: Unknown function but conserved in other organisms; Product type h: extrachromosomal origin) — MSKDKQQKKAVHTKSREALFDTADLIKHAKELFGVKPDILQGALFGVDQPRMTKSEANQLIQTFLTKEVMSS, encoded by the coding sequence GTGTCAAAGGACAAACAACAGAAGAAGGCTGTACATACAAAGAGCCGGGAAGCTCTATTTGATACAGCGGATTTGATTAAGCACGCGAAGGAACTGTTCGGCGTTAAGCCGGATATTCTTCAGGGGGCTTTATTTGGCGTGGATCAACCACGTATGACGAAATCAGAAGCCAACCAATTGATTCAAACATTTCTAACCAAGGAGGTCATGTCATCATGA
- the xkdK gene encoding phage PBSX; conserved hypothetical protein (Evidence 4: Unknown function but conserved in other organisms; Product type h: extrachromosomal origin), with protein sequence MNGGTFTTGKEKERAGIYFNFKTTAQERVSLSERGTVALPVASSWGEAKTFVSISSVEDLNKKVGLSIDDPSLLLLREAKKNAKTVLMYRLTEGVRASADIAEGVKATAVYGGTKGNDIIIRINQNVLDANSFDVTTYMDESEVDKQTVKKAEELTANGYVTFTGTGDLSSTIPLTGSEGDTAAETLNASAGIRLSGGTDKAPVNSDYTDFLAAAETESFDVIALPVAEGDQLKATFAAFIKRLRDGQGQKVQGVTANYAGDYEGIINVTEGVLLEDGTEVTPDKATAWVAGASAGATFNQSLTFVEYEGAVDVLHRLDHDTIVERLGKGEFLFTFDARDKSVSVEKDINSLVTFTAEKNKKFAKNKIVRVLDAVNNDLTRELKALIKSRKGSGSDIPASEDGLQYVKTMITQYMTTLQDAGGITGFDSDEDITISMNEDRDGFLIDLAVQPVDAAEKFYFNVEVN encoded by the coding sequence ATGAATGGCGGAACATTTACAACAGGCAAAGAAAAAGAACGTGCAGGCATTTATTTTAACTTTAAAACGACGGCACAGGAGCGGGTATCACTCAGTGAACGGGGAACAGTCGCACTTCCGGTCGCCTCAAGCTGGGGCGAAGCGAAAACGTTCGTCTCCATTTCCAGCGTTGAAGACCTAAACAAAAAAGTGGGCCTCAGCATTGATGACCCGTCTTTATTGCTGCTGCGTGAAGCGAAGAAAAATGCGAAAACGGTATTGATGTACCGTCTAACCGAAGGTGTCCGAGCGTCTGCTGATATTGCTGAAGGCGTCAAAGCAACTGCAGTATATGGCGGAACAAAAGGAAATGACATTATCATCCGCATCAATCAAAATGTGCTGGATGCTAATTCTTTCGATGTGACAACATATATGGACGAATCAGAGGTTGATAAACAGACTGTCAAAAAGGCTGAAGAATTAACAGCTAACGGCTATGTCACTTTTACCGGAACAGGCGATCTTTCTTCAACGATTCCTCTCACTGGATCAGAAGGAGACACTGCAGCTGAGACGCTGAATGCATCCGCGGGCATCCGTTTATCCGGCGGTACGGATAAAGCCCCTGTCAACTCCGACTATACAGATTTCTTAGCCGCGGCTGAAACGGAGAGCTTTGATGTGATTGCGCTGCCTGTTGCAGAAGGTGACCAGTTGAAAGCGACGTTTGCTGCTTTCATTAAACGCCTGCGCGACGGCCAAGGACAAAAAGTGCAAGGCGTCACAGCCAATTATGCCGGTGATTATGAAGGCATCATCAACGTAACCGAGGGTGTGCTGCTTGAAGATGGCACGGAAGTTACACCGGACAAAGCAACAGCTTGGGTAGCTGGAGCGAGTGCAGGAGCAACCTTTAACCAATCACTTACATTTGTAGAGTACGAAGGCGCAGTTGATGTGTTACACCGCCTTGACCACGATACGATTGTTGAACGTCTGGGTAAAGGTGAATTTTTATTCACATTCGACGCCCGTGATAAATCCGTCAGCGTAGAAAAGGATATTAACTCACTCGTGACGTTCACAGCTGAGAAAAACAAGAAATTTGCGAAGAACAAAATCGTTCGTGTCCTGGATGCTGTGAATAATGATTTAACACGCGAGCTGAAAGCCTTAATTAAATCAAGAAAAGGCAGCGGAAGCGATATCCCGGCATCTGAAGACGGACTGCAGTATGTAAAAACGATGATCACACAATACATGACAACGCTTCAGGACGCAGGCGGCATCACTGGCTTTGATTCCGATGAAGATATCACAATTTCAATGAATGAAGATCGTGACGGCTTCTTGATTGACCTGGCTGTACAGCCTGTCGACGCAGCAGAAAAATTCTACTTTAATGTGGAGGTAAACTAA
- the xkdM gene encoding phage PBSX; conserved hypothetical protein (Evidence 4: Unknown function but conserved in other organisms), protein MALKAQNTISGKEGRLFLDGEEMAHIKTFEANVEKNKSEVNIMGRRMTGHKTTGANGTGTATFYKVTSKFVLLMMDYVKKGSDPYFTLQAVLDDQSSGRGTERVTLYDVNFDSAKIASLDVDSEALEEEVPFTFEDFDVPEKLSDTF, encoded by the coding sequence ATGGCATTAAAAGCACAAAACACAATCTCAGGAAAAGAAGGCCGTTTATTCCTCGATGGTGAGGAAATGGCACACATCAAAACTTTTGAAGCAAACGTCGAGAAAAACAAGTCTGAAGTCAACATTATGGGCCGCCGCATGACAGGCCATAAAACAACAGGGGCAAATGGAACAGGGACCGCGACGTTCTACAAAGTCACATCAAAATTCGTGCTATTGATGATGGACTATGTCAAAAAAGGCAGCGACCCTTATTTCACGCTCCAAGCTGTGCTGGATGATCAATCCTCCGGCCGGGGCACAGAGCGAGTCACGCTGTACGACGTCAACTTTGACTCTGCCAAAATCGCAAGCCTTGATGTCGATTCAGAAGCGTTAGAGGAAGAAGTTCCATTTACATTCGAAGACTTCGACGTCCCTGAAAAGCTATCTGACACGTTTTAA
- the xkdN gene encoding phage PBSX; conserved hypothetical protein (Evidence 4: Unknown function but conserved in other organisms; Product type h: extrachromosomal origin) produces MSEKNENVYDLSFFMPGKTIEAEEIKVPISKRFVDKKGNVIPFILKPITTERIDELEKENTTFKNVKGRGRVKDLDSQRFYARIAIESTIYPDFRSKDLREAYKTADPVEVAKRVLSVGGEYANWLNKAIEINGFEDDLEDLEEEAKN; encoded by the coding sequence ATGAGCGAGAAGAACGAAAACGTATATGATCTTTCCTTTTTTATGCCGGGAAAAACAATTGAAGCTGAGGAAATCAAAGTGCCGATCTCAAAGCGTTTTGTTGATAAAAAAGGGAATGTCATTCCGTTTATTTTAAAACCAATTACTACTGAACGGATTGATGAATTAGAGAAAGAAAACACCACATTTAAAAATGTGAAAGGCCGCGGCCGTGTCAAAGATTTAGACTCCCAGCGCTTTTATGCGAGAATTGCCATCGAATCTACTATTTATCCTGATTTTCGTTCAAAAGATTTAAGGGAAGCATACAAAACTGCGGATCCGGTAGAAGTTGCCAAACGTGTATTATCTGTTGGGGGAGAGTATGCGAACTGGCTGAATAAAGCAATTGAAATCAATGGTTTTGAAGATGATCTTGAAGATCTAGAAGAAGAAGCAAAAAACTAG
- the xkzB gene encoding phage PBSX; conserved hypothetical protein (Evidence 4: Unknown function but conserved in other organisms; Product type h: extrachromosomal origin) yields MYYAMHELHYSPSQLLELYEAPKHFKALLFGLIGYKLDLLEKESRRGGN; encoded by the coding sequence TTGTACTATGCAATGCATGAGCTTCATTACTCGCCATCCCAACTTCTTGAATTATATGAAGCACCAAAACATTTTAAAGCTCTTTTATTTGGGTTGATAGGTTATAAGCTAGATCTATTAGAAAAAGAATCAAGGAGAGGAGGGAACTAA